One Brockia lithotrophica DNA segment encodes these proteins:
- a CDS encoding Cell wall-binding protein, translating to MVVTRAPTVAELLAERGIALHPGDRVSPAPEEPLSDGQVVHVFREKTVYVRFGEDGEPAVFRTTAERVGEALAGWGIALGEGDRVDPAPDVRLVDGETLTLVLHAQGYRLERRAIPPATEKVEDPSLLKGTTKVVREGREGEEVLFYRVVYENGAPKEQVLVDRRVEREALSTVVHVGTKEPPKPVPLSTAAPVRAPEEGDGLVSVGGKTYAVQKVLRGVTLVAYTAGPESTGKNPGDPGYGRTALGYPAQEGRTIAVDPSVIPLRSWVYIEGYGLYRAEDVGGGIRGNVIDVYFADLASALRFGRKTGVTVYVLGPDVR from the coding sequence GTGGTGGTTACGCGTGCGCCCACGGTGGCGGAACTTTTGGCGGAACGGGGGATCGCCTTACATCCGGGAGATCGCGTGAGTCCGGCACCGGAAGAGCCTCTTTCCGACGGTCAGGTCGTCCACGTCTTCCGCGAAAAGACCGTGTACGTCCGCTTCGGGGAGGACGGCGAGCCTGCGGTTTTTCGTACCACGGCCGAGCGCGTAGGGGAGGCGCTTGCGGGCTGGGGGATAGCTTTGGGAGAAGGGGATCGCGTAGACCCCGCTCCCGACGTACGCCTCGTCGACGGGGAAACCCTCACCCTCGTCTTGCACGCCCAGGGATACCGCCTGGAACGGCGAGCCATCCCCCCTGCCACGGAAAAGGTGGAAGACCCGAGCCTCCTCAAGGGAACGACAAAGGTCGTTCGGGAAGGACGCGAGGGAGAAGAGGTCCTCTTCTACCGCGTGGTGTACGAAAACGGCGCGCCCAAAGAACAGGTCCTCGTGGATCGCCGCGTAGAACGGGAGGCCCTTTCCACGGTAGTCCACGTGGGGACAAAGGAGCCGCCGAAACCCGTGCCGCTTTCCACCGCTGCTCCCGTCCGCGCTCCGGAGGAAGGGGACGGCCTCGTCAGCGTGGGGGGAAAGACGTACGCCGTGCAGAAGGTCCTTCGGGGCGTAACTCTCGTCGCCTACACGGCGGGACCCGAAAGCACGGGAAAGAATCCCGGAGATCCCGGCTACGGGAGGACGGCACTCGGGTATCCGGCGCAGGAAGGGCGGACGATCGCCGTAGATCCTTCGGTGATCCCCTTGCGTTCTTGGGTGTACATCGAAGGATACGGCCTGTACCGGGCGGAAGACGTAGGCGGAGGGATCCGAGGCAACGTGATCGACGTCTACTTTGCAGATCTGGCAAGCGCCTTGCGCTTCGGGCGCAAGACGGGTGTGACGGTGTACGTCCTCGGTCCGGATGTCCGCTGA
- a CDS encoding DUF458 domain-containing protein: MKVNFMHFKVNLMYFTSPTFGRLNLEEVVEQIREYVASVPDAAYKLVIGSDSHTTEGETLLVSAIVIHRVSKGARFFFRRTRLRPISDLRQRIYVETAESLALAEKLGNVGLFDLLEEKDVEIHVDIGNTGQTRTMIQEIVGWVRSVGYTVKIKPEAFGASAVADRYTK; the protein is encoded by the coding sequence GTGAAGGTGAATTTCATGCACTTTAAGGTGAACCTCATGTACTTTACGAGCCCGACGTTCGGCCGCCTGAATTTGGAGGAAGTCGTGGAGCAGATCCGGGAGTACGTGGCTTCCGTACCCGATGCAGCGTACAAGCTTGTGATCGGTTCCGATTCCCACACGACCGAGGGGGAGACGCTCCTTGTGAGCGCCATCGTCATTCACCGGGTGTCCAAGGGGGCGCGTTTTTTCTTTCGCCGGACGCGCCTGCGGCCGATTTCCGACCTCCGACAGCGGATTTACGTCGAAACGGCGGAAAGCCTGGCCCTTGCGGAAAAGCTCGGGAACGTCGGGCTTTTCGACCTTCTGGAGGAAAAGGACGTGGAGATCCACGTGGACATCGGAAACACGGGACAAACGCGGACGATGATCCAGGAGATCGTCGGTTGGGTGCGTTCTGTGGGCTACACGGTAAAGATCAAACCCGAAGCATTTGGGGCGAGTGCAGTGGCCGACCGGTACACGAAGTGA
- a CDS encoding SSU rRNA (adenine(1518)-N(6)/adenine(1519)-N(6))-dimethyltransferase yields MHGERNKDETPAGRTPAARGETLRDKGSPRSSRELRAWTLRTLRELGIAPRRAFGQHFLTDARALEQILRCARLPQGSTVLEIGPGLGTLTEALVRAGHRVVAVELDRRLIPFLRRRFSPEDVVLVEGDALAVDFGALREEHASGQPVHVVSNLPYQIATPLLLRLLSLTPPFSSLTVMVQREVGERLLAPPGTRSYGALSLVVAVFARAELCFHLRPGAFTPPPEVGSSVLRLLPHPDPLVPREEERDAFVDFLFGIFRHRRKTLANNLKYLFPERDVDWGTWLEARGMAATARPEELSLRDYLELAKGMGLVGERS; encoded by the coding sequence GTGCACGGAGAGCGAAACAAGGACGAGACCCCCGCCGGTCGAACCCCTGCGGCACGGGGGGAAACCCTGCGGGACAAAGGAAGCCCGAGATCTTCGCGGGAGCTCCGCGCGTGGACGCTCCGCACCCTCCGGGAGCTCGGCATTGCCCCCCGGCGCGCTTTCGGCCAGCACTTCCTCACCGACGCACGAGCCCTCGAACAAATCCTCCGCTGTGCGCGCCTCCCGCAAGGCTCCACGGTTTTGGAGATCGGCCCGGGGTTGGGTACACTCACGGAAGCGCTCGTGCGCGCGGGGCACCGCGTCGTCGCCGTAGAGCTCGACCGCCGCCTGATTCCGTTTCTCCGGAGGCGCTTTTCCCCGGAAGACGTCGTGCTCGTCGAAGGGGATGCCCTTGCCGTGGACTTCGGAGCCCTTCGCGAAGAGCACGCCTCCGGACAGCCCGTGCACGTCGTGAGCAACCTCCCCTACCAAATCGCCACTCCCCTCCTCTTGCGGTTGCTCTCGCTCACCCCACCTTTTTCCTCGCTCACGGTCATGGTCCAGCGCGAGGTCGGCGAACGACTTCTTGCGCCCCCGGGTACGCGGTCCTACGGTGCCTTGAGCCTGGTTGTGGCGGTGTTCGCCCGCGCGGAACTTTGTTTCCACCTTCGCCCCGGCGCATTTACCCCGCCGCCGGAAGTGGGGTCTTCGGTCTTACGCCTTCTGCCCCACCCCGATCCGCTCGTTCCCCGAGAGGAAGAGCGGGATGCGTTCGTGGACTTCCTCTTTGGGATTTTTCGCCACCGGCGCAAGACTTTGGCGAACAACTTGAAGTACCTTTTCCCCGAACGCGACGTGGATTGGGGAACTTGGCTTGAGGCCCGGGGAATGGCCGCCACGGCTCGTCCGGAGGAGCTTTCCCTGCGCGACTACCTCGAGCTGGCCAAAGGGATGGGACTCGTAGGCGAACGTTCCTAG
- a CDS encoding putative deoxyribonuclease YcfH, protein MTSASPEGAAVPELGWIDTHAHVDHPRFDDDREEALARARAAGVVKIVNVGYNAVSIRTTLALAEAYPFVFAAIGWHPTEVASFGDGEERELRRLLAHPKVVALGEIGLDYHWDTVPPAVQQEAFRRQIRLAREMGLPIVVHDRDAHDDVLRILEEEGAEEVGGILHAFSGDALHAERGLTLGFALGFGGVVTFRKAAQRDLLPRVPLDRIVLETDSPYLTPHPHRGKRNEPAYVAIVGQAVAELLGLSEAEIRRRTFCNAHRVLPRLAQTAAHLGHLCEDPHTTEGG, encoded by the coding sequence ATGACGTCGGCTTCTCCCGAAGGGGCGGCGGTTCCGGAGCTGGGCTGGATCGACACCCACGCCCACGTCGATCACCCCCGTTTCGACGACGACCGGGAAGAAGCCCTCGCGCGCGCGCGGGCGGCCGGGGTGGTAAAGATCGTCAACGTTGGATATAATGCAGTATCGATCCGCACGACGCTGGCGCTGGCGGAGGCGTATCCGTTCGTCTTTGCCGCCATAGGCTGGCACCCCACAGAAGTGGCGTCCTTTGGCGACGGCGAGGAGCGCGAACTTCGGCGCCTCTTAGCGCATCCCAAGGTCGTCGCCCTGGGGGAAATAGGCCTCGACTACCACTGGGATACCGTCCCTCCGGCCGTTCAGCAGGAGGCCTTTCGCCGGCAGATTCGCCTCGCGCGGGAAATGGGTCTTCCCATCGTCGTCCACGACCGCGACGCGCACGACGACGTCCTTCGGATTCTCGAAGAGGAGGGCGCCGAAGAAGTAGGGGGAATTCTCCACGCCTTTTCCGGCGACGCGTTGCACGCCGAGCGCGGGCTGACCTTGGGCTTCGCCCTGGGTTTCGGCGGGGTGGTCACGTTCCGCAAAGCCGCGCAGCGCGACCTCCTGCCCCGCGTTCCCCTCGATCGCATCGTCCTCGAAACCGATTCCCCGTACCTCACGCCGCATCCGCACCGCGGAAAGCGCAACGAGCCGGCATACGTGGCAATTGTGGGGCAAGCCGTAGCCGAGCTCCTGGGCCTTTCGGAGGCGGAGATCCGGCGGCGGACGTTTTGCAACGCCCACCGCGTTCTCCCGCGCCTCGCACAGACGGCCGCGCACTTGGGTCATCTCTGCGAGGATCCTCACACAACGGAAGGGGGCTGA
- a CDS encoding Methionyl-tRNA synthetase, protein MARTFYITTPIYYPSAKLHIGNAYTTIAADAIARYKRLLGYDVFFLTGTDEHGKKLQRTAERHGKTPLEYVEPIVAWIQDLWEKLDISYDDFIRTTEPRHKEAVQKIIARLVDQGDVYLGRYEGYYCVECEAYWTEFQVVTKDGQYLCPDCGRPVQKISQESYFLRLTKYQDRLIRHIEEHPEFILPEARRNEMLNNFLRPGLEDLSVSRIDLDWGIPFPNDPKHVAYVWIDALANYITALGYMSDDPSRFERYWPADLHLVGKDIVRFHTIYWPILLMALDLPLPKTVFGHGWVLTPEGKMSKSKGNVIDPKDLIARYGSDAVRYYLLREIPFGQDGVFTVDSFLERVNGDLANDLGNLVSRTLALVEQFAEGRVPEPGPTEAQDAELRRRALALKEEIEAHMDRYALHMALAAVLEFVHDVNRYLEESAPWTLAREGKERRLATVLYHALEGLRFVGIALRPFLPRTAEQILRRIAVYGDEERTGWPAMATFGVLPVGATVFKGDPLFPRRNVAEEVAYIDSLTGALRAEGASVAEENETETAENGGVTLLDIAEFRKVELRVGEIVRAERIEKSEKLIRLEVDLGGKVRQIVGGLYPSYRPEELVGLKVVVVANLKPRRLMGYESRGMLLAAHAGERIVLLTLPPEVPNGAAIS, encoded by the coding sequence GTGGCCCGGACGTTCTACATCACGACGCCTATTTACTACCCGAGCGCAAAGCTCCACATCGGGAATGCCTATACGACCATCGCCGCGGACGCCATCGCGCGCTACAAGCGCCTTCTAGGGTACGACGTGTTTTTCCTGACGGGTACGGACGAGCACGGGAAGAAGCTCCAGCGCACGGCTGAGCGTCACGGCAAAACTCCCCTCGAGTACGTAGAGCCGATCGTAGCCTGGATCCAGGACCTCTGGGAAAAGCTCGACATCAGCTACGACGACTTTATCCGCACGACGGAACCGCGTCACAAGGAGGCCGTGCAGAAAATCATCGCCCGCCTCGTGGACCAGGGGGACGTCTACCTCGGGCGATACGAGGGGTATTACTGCGTCGAGTGCGAGGCGTACTGGACGGAGTTTCAGGTGGTGACAAAAGACGGTCAGTATCTCTGCCCGGACTGCGGACGTCCGGTCCAAAAGATTTCCCAGGAGAGTTACTTCCTCCGGCTCACGAAGTACCAGGACCGCCTCATCCGCCACATCGAGGAGCATCCGGAGTTCATCCTCCCCGAAGCGCGCCGAAACGAAATGCTCAACAACTTCCTCCGTCCCGGGCTCGAAGATCTTTCCGTCTCCCGGATTGACCTCGACTGGGGGATTCCGTTTCCCAACGACCCCAAGCACGTCGCCTACGTATGGATCGACGCCTTGGCAAATTACATCACCGCCTTGGGCTACATGTCCGACGACCCAAGTCGTTTTGAACGGTACTGGCCGGCCGACCTCCATCTCGTAGGGAAGGACATCGTCCGCTTTCACACGATTTACTGGCCGATTCTCCTCATGGCCTTGGACCTTCCTCTGCCCAAGACGGTCTTCGGCCACGGTTGGGTCCTCACTCCCGAGGGTAAGATGTCGAAGTCGAAAGGGAACGTCATCGACCCGAAAGACCTCATCGCGCGCTACGGTTCGGACGCGGTACGCTACTACCTCCTCCGCGAGATTCCCTTTGGCCAAGATGGCGTGTTTACGGTAGACTCCTTCCTCGAGCGCGTAAACGGAGACCTCGCCAACGACCTGGGGAATCTCGTGAGCCGTACGCTCGCCCTCGTCGAGCAGTTTGCGGAGGGGCGGGTACCGGAACCGGGTCCTACGGAGGCACAGGACGCGGAGCTGCGCCGCCGCGCCCTCGCCCTCAAAGAGGAAATAGAGGCGCACATGGACCGCTACGCCCTCCACATGGCCCTGGCCGCTGTTCTCGAATTCGTCCACGACGTAAACCGCTACCTCGAGGAAAGTGCTCCTTGGACGCTCGCCCGTGAGGGAAAGGAGCGGCGCCTCGCTACCGTCCTCTACCACGCCCTCGAGGGGCTGCGTTTCGTCGGCATCGCCCTCAGGCCTTTTTTGCCTCGTACGGCGGAGCAAATTCTCCGGCGCATCGCCGTGTACGGCGACGAGGAGCGTACCGGATGGCCCGCCATGGCGACGTTTGGCGTGTTGCCCGTGGGCGCGACCGTCTTCAAGGGAGATCCTCTCTTTCCCCGGCGCAACGTGGCGGAAGAGGTGGCGTACATCGACAGCCTCACGGGGGCGTTGCGCGCGGAGGGTGCATCCGTCGCGGAAGAAAACGAGACGGAAACGGCGGAGAACGGCGGGGTGACCCTGCTCGACATCGCAGAATTCCGCAAGGTCGAACTTCGCGTCGGGGAGATCGTGCGCGCCGAGCGGATCGAGAAGTCGGAAAAGCTCATTCGTCTGGAGGTCGATCTGGGAGGAAAGGTGCGGCAGATCGTCGGTGGCCTCTACCCCTCGTACCGCCCCGAGGAGCTCGTGGGACTTAAGGTCGTCGTCGTGGCGAACCTGAAACCCCGCCGCCTCATGGGCTACGAATCCCGGGGAATGCTCCTCGCCGCCCACGCCGGCGAACGCATCGTTCTCCTCACCCTTCCGCCGGAAGTTCCCAACGGGGCGGCGATTTCATGA
- a CDS encoding Sporulation-specific protease YabG, translating to MRDIRVGSLVRRRSHGGDILFRVTHVFHDSKVALLRAVGVRLLADAPLDDLIPEGEKGEDLRHRPLLRGPAWPLLQAVFQSARPVWEKISPRGPRMPEVQAGKVLHVDGDPYYLELSLAAYQRAGVPAVGVALQEPLMPRHILALLERAQPDILVLTGHDALPLGRDPGKLESYRHSRFFAEAVRRARTAFEPHKDGLLIVAGACQSHYEEILAAGANYGSSPKRVNIHALDPMLVAARLARTSVSVYLTPEEAISETKSGFSGIGGIESRGTLRRRT from the coding sequence ATGCGGGACATTCGCGTAGGTTCTCTCGTCCGCCGTCGCTCGCACGGGGGGGACATCCTCTTCCGCGTAACGCACGTCTTCCACGACTCCAAGGTCGCCCTTCTTCGCGCAGTGGGGGTTCGGCTCCTCGCCGACGCCCCCCTCGACGACCTGATCCCGGAAGGAGAAAAAGGAGAAGACCTCCGCCACAGGCCCCTTCTGCGGGGCCCTGCCTGGCCCCTCCTTCAGGCGGTGTTCCAGAGCGCACGGCCCGTGTGGGAAAAGATTTCTCCCCGGGGCCCGAGGATGCCCGAGGTGCAGGCGGGAAAGGTCTTGCACGTCGACGGAGACCCTTACTATCTCGAGCTCAGCCTTGCCGCATACCAACGCGCTGGAGTTCCTGCCGTCGGCGTCGCCCTTCAGGAACCCCTCATGCCGCGTCACATCCTCGCTCTCTTGGAAAGGGCACAACCGGACATCCTCGTCCTGACGGGGCACGATGCCCTTCCTTTGGGACGCGATCCGGGTAAACTCGAGAGCTACCGCCACTCTCGTTTTTTCGCCGAGGCAGTTCGGCGGGCGCGAACGGCCTTTGAGCCGCACAAGGACGGGCTCCTCATCGTCGCGGGAGCTTGCCAGTCGCACTACGAAGAGATTTTGGCAGCCGGGGCAAATTACGGGAGTTCCCCCAAGCGGGTGAACATCCATGCCCTCGATCCCATGCTCGTCGCCGCCCGCCTCGCTCGAACCTCGGTGTCCGTATATCTCACACCGGAGGAGGCGATTTCGGAAACGAAGAGCGGGTTTTCCGGCATCGGAGGGATCGAAAGCCGGGGAACGCTGCGGCGGCGGACGTAG